TTCCGCCTTGCGGCTGAATTCTCCGAAGTAGTCCACCAGCGCGGGGACGACGCCCGCGGGATACGCGCACAGGGCATCCATCGAGCGCGGGTTGCCGCGCTTGTGCATCGCGACATAGGGCAGGCCCAGGCGGCCGACCGTCGCGAGCATCAGCGCGTCGTCCTCGCCGGCCGAGATGTCGTTGACCAGGAAGGGGCCCGCGCAGTCATAGACGCGGCGCACGATCTCGGCGCGCGTCGTGTCGACCGAAAGCAGCGCCGGGGCGTCCCAGGCGCGCACGACCGGCTCCAGGCGGCGCCATTCTTCCTCCAGCTCCACGTCCGCCGCGCCGGGGCGCGTGGAGACGGCGCCCAGGTCGATGATCTCCGCCCCGGCGGCGCACAGGAACCGGATCCGCTCCTGCGCCTGCGCTGCCTGGACCCGGCTCGGAGCGAAGAAGGAATCCGGCGTCAGGTTGACGATAGCCATTATCTTTACCATACACCAAAATTAGTGTTTTTTTCGCTATATTTGTCCACATATGCTTATCGTGATCGAAGGCCTGGACGGCGCCGGCAAGTCCACCCAGGTCCGTATGTTCAGAGAATACCTCGCCGGAGTCTGTCCCACGCTCGAGTACATCCATTTCCCGCGCTATGACGCGCCCGTCTACGGCGGCCTGATCGGGAAGTTCCTGCGCGGCGGCTTCGGCTCCATCGAGAGCGTGCATCCGCAGCTCGTGGCGCTCCTTTTCGCCGAAGACCGCCACGCCGCCGCCCCCGACATCCGCCGCATCCTGTGCGCGGGCGGCACGGTCCTGCTGGACCGTTACGTCTATTCCAACATCGCATACCAGTGCGCGAAGCTCGCCTCCGACAGCGAGGCCGAGGAGCTCCGCGAATGGATCAACAACACCGAATACGGGCAGTTCGACCTTCCCCGGCCGGACCTCAACATCTTCCTGGACGTCCCCATCGGATTCGTGGAGCAGAGTCTCTCCGCCCAGCGCGGCGGAGGCGACCGCGAATACCTCCACGGCCGGCAGGACATCCACGAGGCGGACATCGCCTTCCAGCGCCGCGTGCGCGAGATGTACCGCCGGCAGGCGGAGCTCGACCCGCATTTCATCATCGTGGACTGCGGCGACGCCGAAGGCCGGATGCTGCCGCCCGACGCCATTTTCAACAAAATCAAGACTGTCTATGAGAATTATCCGAAGGATTAGCGCCGTCCTGATCGGCTTCGTCTTCTTCCTGTCCGGCATCCTGAAGATTATGGATCCCGTGGGAGCCCGCCTCGTCGTGGAGAGCTATCTCCAGTTCCTTCACATGAACTGGCTGTCGGGGCTGGCCGGCCTGGCCGGCACCGGCTTCGCCCTGCTGGAGGCCCTGCTCGGCGCCGCCCTCATCACGGGCGTCTGGCGCAAGGTCGCCGGCATCGCGTCGGGCGCGCTGATGGGCTTCTTCACCCTCCTCTCCGTCCTGCTTCTTATCAAGAATCCCCATATGGACTGCGGCTGCTTCGGCGAGATCGTGCGCCTGACGCATCTGCAGAGCTTCCTCAAGAATATCGTCCTGCTGGTTCTCTGGGCGCTGGCCTTCCTGCCTTTCAACAAGCTGGAACCCACCCGCAAGGTCAAATACGTCAGCTTCCCGATCGCGGCGGTGTCCGTCGTCGGATTCCTGCTGTACTCCTCGCTGACCATCCCGCTGGTGGACTTCACGCCCTTCAAGCCGGGCGCCGAGCTGATGCTCCCCGAGGACATCGACGACCCGACCGACGACCGCACGCCGACCCTGTCGCTGAGCGACGCCGACGGCGAATACTTCGACGACCTGCTGATGGAGGGCGACCTGATGGTCGTCTCCGTCTACGATCCGGGCAAGCTCAAGCCCAGGCAGTGGGACAAGATCGTCACGCTGCTGCAGGACGCCGCCGCCACCGGCTACAAGCCCATGGTGCTGGCCGCCGCCACGCCGTCCATCATGCAGGAGTGCACCTCCGCACCGGAGGTGCTGGACGCGACCTACTTCGCCGACCGCAAGAAACTCCTCACCCTCAACCGTTCCAACGGCGGCGCGTCCTATATCCAGGAGGGACTCATCGTCACGAAGTGGGGGATCCGGCGGCTGCCGGACCGCGAGAAGCTGGAATCGCTTCTCGCCACGGACGTGACGGAGTCCCTCTTGGCGGAAAACAACGGAGACCGGCTCAAGTTCCAGGCCTTCCTGTTGTATGTGTTTGCCGTGATGCTGCTGCTCTAGGCTACGCGCCTATCCTGAACAGGATCGACGTGTGAGACATCTGGCGGAATATCTTCATCGGCAGTTCCAGGTGCATCAGCTGGCCCCAGGAGTGGACATCGAGAATGACGGTGTCATTCCGGGTCTTGATACCACAGACAACCACCCAGTGCAGATCGGAAAGCTGGCCTTCGGCAAAGCCTGAATGCGTGCCATTACTCATGTTCTGCAAGGGAGTGGCATGCATGGCCCAGAAAATCGCACCGCCATTTTTCATATGCGAAATCCAGGCTTCCAGGTTCTTCTTGGCCCGGGTCGTCGTCCCCCACGCGGACAGTTCCGTGAGGCTGAGCGGATTGAACACGAACTTGATCATGTGTTTCATTTCCGTCGCAGCGGTGAACATCTTGATCACGCGGGGCACGAGCTCGATCTTTAGGGATGTCTCCATCTGGGCGAGCGAAGCCTGGAACATCCAGTTGACCTCCGGCGCTTCACCGCAAGGATACTTCTCAGCGACATTGACACTGGCGTCCCGCAGGCGTTTGGGGACAGTATAGCCCATCAGGGATCCGGTATCATACAACTTCATGACCACATCGGCGAGCATGTTGAGATTCACCTTCGCCAGATAGAACATGACGGCGACAGGACCGCAAATCGGATAATCGGCACTTTGAATGACGCCGGAACACGGGAACGGGCGATTGGATGTAAACGCCGTATAGCCATTTGTGTACTCCTGACAGAAAACCAACCTGTTCAGACCCAGGCGGACCTGTTCGACCGTAATCCCGGGCCATGCACTCTTCCCTGAATGGGAATGAGCCCAATTCTCGATCTTCTCCCGGATCTGCCCGTGCGGGGTTGGCGCGATTTCCTTGCCGCCAACCTTGAAGATCCCGTCATAGGTCAGCTTGTTGTTTTTCGTGGTGCCGCTGATCGTGTAACGGACCTTATCGTCAGATGTGTCGCCACAGGTGAAGAGATGCCGTCCGACGGCATCATCCCCGCCAAGCACCGCGACTTCCACCCAGAATTTTTCTCCATTCCTGATCTCCTTGATGGCACGGAGATTTACCTTCAATTCCTGCCCGGCAAGAAGGCTCTCGGAAACATACGTGCCGGAATCGCCCTGGACACGGATCCGCGACGTAAAAACGCCCTTGTTCTTCAATTCGACAAAACGGACGGGGGTATCGACCACCGTAAAGAAGTCCGACAGCCCGTTATATGTCAGCGTATTGCTGCCCGTCGTCCCGCTGATGGTATAGCGGGCCCGCTTGATCGACGATTTCTTATAGACGAAGCCCTGGGTTGACGTATTGTTGCGTCCGCCCGCGACGAAGGCCTCCAGGAAAACCACGTCGCCATCCTGGATCTTTCCTCCGGCCTTGGACAGGTCGAGGATCCTTTCCTCTCCGACGGTGATGTTCTCCGGGTCACAATATGTGGAAGAGCCGCCCTTCACATGGATTCTCGAATAGAATCCGGCATTATCCACCTTCAGGGAAAGGAAGCGGATGGGTTCGGCTATCTTCGTGTACTGGTTGATCAACCCCTGATAAGAGAGACTGTTTTTCAGCGTCGTTCCCGAGATGGTATAGCGCGCCCGCTTGTTGGATGTTTTCCGATAGACAAAGCGCTGTGACGCTGTATTATTCTTTCCCCACACGACATTGGCCTCCAGGTAAACGATATCGCCATCCCGGAAAAGGCCGCCGGCATCGGCGATATCCACGGTCCGTTCCCTATTCTGCCGGATATCCTCCGGGAAACGATACTCCCCGCCCGAATTACCTTTGATTACGATTTCCGCCACAAGTGGACCGGTGTTTTTCAAAGAGACTCATCTGATTTCTTCCATAGATTTGTGTTTTAATTAGTTATTAGAAAAGTGAATTAGTATTGCAATATAAGAATTATTGCGGAAATGTCCCATATTGTTTTAAAAAACGGCAATGGGAACGACAAAAAAGCCAGCCCGGTCAGGGCTGGCTGATCATTCAGTCGGATAGGGCCGGTCTAGCCCAGGAAGGCCAGGATGCCGGCGATGTCGTCCTTGGCGAAGGACTTCTGCTCGCCGGAAGCGAGATTCTTCAGGTTCACCACGCCCTGCTCCATCTCGGAAGCGCCCGTGATGGACAGGAAGGGGATGGACTTGCGCTCGGCGTAGTCGAACTGCTTCTTGAGCTTGGCGGCGTCGGGGTAGAGCTCCACCGACACGCCCTGCGCGCGGAGCGCCGCGGCAAGCGGCAACAGGTAGCGGACCTCGTCCGCGCCCATGTTGGCGAGCAGCAGGCGCGTGGCGCTGCTGAGCCCCTGCGGGAACTTGTCCAGGCCGGCGAGCACGTCGTAGATGCGGTCGGCGCCAAAGCTCACGCCCACACCGGACATGTCGGGCAGGCCGAAGATGCCGGTGAGGTTGTCGTAGCGGCCGCCGCCGCAGATGCTGCCGATCTGCCAGTCGAGCGCCTTGACTTCGAAGATGGCGCCCGTATAATAATTGAGGCCGCGGGCCAGCGAGAGGTCGATCTCGACCGGCGTGGCGATGCCCGCGGCAGCGATGAATCCGAACAGCTCCTCCAGCTCGTCCAGGCCCTTGAGGCCCGTCTCGGAAGCGCCCATGATGCTGCGCATCCTGGCGAGCTTCTCCGCATTGGTCCCGCTCAGGGTGAGCACGGGCTCGAGCACGGCGATGGCGGCGTCGGTCAGGCCCTTCTCGCGCATCTCGTCCTTGACGGCGTCAAGGCCGATCTTGTCCAGCTTGTCGATGGCCACGGTGATGTCCACCACCTTGTCGGGGAAGCCGCAGATCTCCGCCAGGCCGGTGAGGACCTTGCGGTTGTTGATCTTGACGAGCACGCGCACGCCCAGCTTCTCGAAGACCTTGTCCACGATCTGCACCAGTTCCAGCTCGCAGAGCTGGCTGCGGGAGCCGATGGCGTCCACGTCGCACTGGTAGAATTCGCGGTAGCGGCCCTTCTGCGGACGGTCGGCCCGCCAGACCGGCTGGATCTGGAAACGCTTGAACGGGAAGGACAGCTCGTTCTGGTGCTGCACCACGAAGCGGGCGAACGGCACCGTGAGGTCGTAGCGGAGGCCCTTCTCGCATACCTGCGGGGTCAGCGGCTTCGACATGTCCACGTCGGCGAAGGCGTCGCCGGAATTGAGGATCCGGTACAGCAGCTTGTCGCCCTCCTCGCCGTACTTGCCGAGCAGCGTGGAGAGGTTCTCCATCGCCGGCGTCTCGATCTGGGCGTAGCCATAAGTACGGAAGACGGAACGGATCGTGTCGAAGATATAGTTGCGCCGCGCGGTCTCCTGAGGACCGAAATCGCGGGTGCCTTTTGGTATGGAAGGTTTCTGTGCCATCGCTGTTTGAATTATTCTGCAAATTTACCTACTTTTGTTAAAATATCCCGTAAATCAACATGAAAGATTTTATCAAAATGGTGTTGGCGGTGCTCTGCGGCCTTTTCATTGCCGGATTCATCGCCTTTATCCTCTTCTTCGGCATGATCGGCTCCCTGGCCGCCGGCAGCAAACCCGTCCTCCCCAGATCCGGTGTTCTCACCCTCAATCTCGGCAAATTCGCCCTCGGTGAGCAGACACAGGAGGCCGATCCGTTCGGCTCCCTGAGCCCGGCTTCCCTGCTGACCGGAGCCAGCTCCAGCGTCCCCGCCACCATCGGCATCTGGGACGCCGTGCAGGCCATCAACGCCGCCGCCGAAGATCCCGCCGTCAAGTACATCTTCCTCCGCGCCGACGGCAACCTTTCCGGCGTGACCCAGCTCGAGGAGCTGCGCACTGCCCTGAAGCACTTCCGCGCCACGAGCGGCAAGCCCGTCGTCGCCTACCTGGAATCCTTCAGCACGGGCGAATACTACATCGCCTCCGTGGCGGACAAGATCTATATGACCTCCCATCTGGGCGCCGAGCCGATGATGTACGGCGTCGGTTCGCAGATGTTCTTCTTCGGCGACCTGCTGAAGAAATTCGGCGTCAACGTGCAGCTGATCCGCCACGGCAAATACAAGTCGGCCGGCGAGATGTACACCCGCGGCAACGCCAGTCCGGAGAACCGCGAGCAGTACCAGCGGATGATCGACTCCATCTGGGAAACCATCGGCGATGAGATCGCCGCTTCCCGCGACATCGAGCGCGCCCGGCTGGACGCCCTCATCAACGGCCTGGAGCTCCGTCTCCCGCAGGATTGCGTGGACAACGGCCTCGTGGACGCGCTGGTGGACCGCCAGGCCCTGGAGGACAAGCTCACGTCCCTCGCCGTCGCGGACGAGTATAAAGACATCAAGTGGATCGACTTCGCCGACTACGTGGAGGCCCGGAACCTTCCGACCAAGATCCGGCAGAAGATTGCCGTCGTCTATGCCGACGGCGAGATTGTCAACGGCTCCGCCAAAAGCGACGTTGCCGGCAACCGCTTTGCCGCCATCCTCGCCAAGGTCCGCGCCGACTCCACCGTCAAGGCCGTCGTGCTGCGCGTCAACTCTCCGGGCGGCAGCGTCCAGGCATCCGAGGTCATCAAGGACGAGCTCGACCGGCTCCAGGCCGTCAAGCCCGTCGTCGCCTCCTACGGCAGCACCGCCGCATCCGGCGGCTATTGGATCTCCAACAACTGCGAGAAGATCTTCTCCAACGCCACCACCCTCACGGGCTCCATCGGCGTATTCGGCCTGGTACCGGACCTCTCCAAGACGGCCCGGGAGTTCGCCCACGTGGGCGTTGAAAGCGTCACGTCCCACAAGCACGGCGACATCATGGGCATGATGCGCCCGCTCGACGCGGCCGAGTATGGCTATATGCTCACCGGCATCGAGGCGGTCTATGACCGCTTCACCACCATCGTCTCCGAGGGCCGCGGCATTCCGAAGGCGACCGTCGACGCCATCGGGCAGGGCCGTGTCTGGACCGGCGCCGATGCGCTCGGCATCAACCTGGTCGACGAGATCGGCACCCTGGAGGACGCCATCCACTATGCGGCCGCCGCAGCGGGCGATCCCGACCTGGACAGCTGGAACATCAAGGGCTACCCCGCCCCGATGGGCGCCTCCGAGCGCTTCCTCGACATGCTCAGCGGCGGCAAGGGCAACGAGAACGCGATGGTCGCCACGCTCCGCAAGCTCTCCAGCCCGCAGGTTTACGCGCGCATGGACAACGACATCCGCATCAAATAATCACGAATTTTTAAAAAAATTTGGAATCTCGAAAAAATTGCCTACCTTTGCAGTCCCAAACATCGCGGGGTAGAGCAGTTGGTAGCTCGTCGGGCTCATAACCCGGAGGCCGGAGGTTCGAGTCCTTCCCCCGCTACTAGACAAAACGGCAGCCTTTCCGGCTGCCGTTTTTCTTTGCGGGGGAAGGACTCCGTCCCTTCAACCCCCTGTCGCTCCGCGACATCCCCCTATTCAGGGGGAATGCGCCCTCCACTTCCGTTCCGGGCGGTGCCTGCGCTGCTTCAACTTTCTTCGAAAGTCTCGCTGACGCTCCGGCACGGCGCTGACGCGCCTTCGGCCCTTCGGGCCTCAAACCACCAGCCAGCAGCCTCTCCTTCCGAGCGTTACCAAAGCCTCCAGGGGCGAAACGGGGCCCCAGCGCCCCTGGCGACAGGAAAAATGGTTCGCCCCGGGCAATACGGGGTGTCTGCGCCCCTGGCAGACCACTCTGCTAAACGGGAATTCATTCAGCATCGAAACTCCACAGAAGGAGACTCTTGTTTTCTTCCTCAATCAGTTTTGACAGAAATGCCATATCCCGATGGGATACAGCGACACATCCCTGGCAGCTTCTCCGATTCAAGGGTATATACTTTCTCCAGCTATTGAGATCCACCCAATATGAACTGTGAATCATCAAAGCCCTTTGGAGTGCCTTGCTGTTGCTGACGTCCAACCCTTTCAGGAAGTATCCAGTCTTGTTTTCTTTCCCGTGTTGCTTCGTGACAACAAAATGTCCGAGGGAAAAGCATTCACTGCCCGGCTCGTTGCTCCGAAACGCGCCTCAAGGGATTAACAATTATGCATGCCCATTCACGACACTCCGTTCAACCTTTTCTTGGTCAAGATTCAGAAATACGTGCCAGTAGGCATCACCGCCATCATTGACATTCGCCCAATAGCGACTAAGATTCTGGCGGAACGGAGGTGGTCCGGCGGCGTCCGGATCCTCCGGATCATAGAGCGGTTGTTCTTTGTCTTCCAGGTCAGCCCGGCCCATATAGACGAAGGTTATACGAACATATCTGTCGCCCTTGGGGCCTTTCATATACAAATATTGGCGGGCGTAGTTTTTAAGACCGCCCTCCTCGAACAAATAGCCATTCTCATCGTAGGCCTTTTTCTTCAGGATAGTCGGGTATTCCCGCTGTAAGATTTGCTCCGCCTTTCGGATGTCGGACAAACTTGGTGTGTATAGGGTGGCGCCATACAAGCTCAACATCCAATTAACGGCAGAAGTGTCCACAAAGACATAGCCGATTAAAGATTCATCTTCGTCCCGCCCGTCGATATCGCAAAAGCGGACAGGGATATTGGGCCCGGTCGTCTCGGCCGGCCAGGAAATGTATTTGGCATTCGACAAGTCCAGGTATTTTTCCAATACCGGATGTTTTCTTCTGGATGAATAGTGAGCCACACCCCAACCAATCGACAACTGATCGGAACTGGAGTTTAAGACAAATTCGTCCGTCGAACCGTCTTTGTGTTCAATTACCAATGTGGCCTCCGGGGCGTACTTGCTAATTGTCTGACGCCCCCGGTGGATTTCCCTTATTACTTCGCTCCATTCTGATTCGTCAACGATGACCTTACTGGACAAATCTTTATCGCTAAAATTTTTAAGCCAGATACTGTCAATGTTGTCAGAAACGACATTAGGATGTACGCCACAACCTGAAACTAAAAGAGCCAGGAAGGGAACAAGGACAAAACGAAGAACCATAATCAAGTTATTAATCAGGTTATTACGCGTTCATTATATGCAAAAACCGTGCTGCCGGCATTCTATGTCTTGTTCATCGCCTTAGCCGAATAGCATTTCCGTTTATCGCGCCCGCTACTCAGCGTAACGGACCTCCTTCAACAGCGTCGACTTGAACAGGGATTGGAGCGAAACGATTTGTTCCGACGGATCGAATTGGTCACCATATCGTTCCTTGATGAGTCTCTTAACCCGGGGAAGGGAAATCGGGTAATCGGAAAATCGCGGCAGACCTGGATATGAGCCCCCGTCAGATTGAACGGATGCTTGCCGATATGAAAGCAAAAGGCATCATCCGTCGGATCGGTGCCAACCGGAACGGCTATTGGGAAATCGTGGAGGATTGAGAATTCCCGGAAGTTTGTCGGGGCTCGGCGTTTCCGTCAAGCAGCAGCGCGACCCTGTCAGAATAAGGGGATAAGCGGGGGCTGTCCATAACCTCCTGACGCTGCTCATCCGTCATCGGCGCGAGATAGATCCGATACCCGTACACGGGTCCATATACAATGGTTTTATAGCAGATTTCGCAGTAATCCGGGAAAAACGTTTGGATGTGTCGGCAACGGCTCTTTTTTAGCAGTTTCCGAATGGTCCGCATCTCTTCCTCATCCAGGCCGACGTCTTCTTTCAAGGTGCCGTCCACATATACCATCGGGGACTCTCCCTCGTCAAAAGCGGTGCGGGCATATGCAACCAGTTCCTCGATCGCGTCTTTCTTCTGCTCATAATGCTTCGCCAGCTTCTCCGCATCGCAATCCCAGGCAGGAATTCTGACCGCCACCAGAAAGATCACGGCCAGCACAGACAAGACCGACAAAGAGACAATCAGCTTTTTATGAAGTCCGCCTATTTTGAAACTCCGGATCAAGACAAGGACAGCCCATGCGACCAATACGGACGCAAGCACCAGTGTAACCGGCGGGAACAAGAAGAGCAACACAGTGCCTCCCCACGGATCCAGGTAAAAGGCCAACAGGAGGGGAAGCAGGAGCAGAAACGGGATGTAGTGCCACCAGTGTTTCAGGGGACTTGAGTTCTTGTTCATAGTATTGGATCAAAAAAGGTCTAGCGAGGACTATTGAAGGGAAAAGACGATAGGCAGAACGATCAAAACGTCGACAGCCTCTCCCCTATGTTTTCCGGGTTTCCATTTCGGCGAACCCGACACGACACGGATGGCCTCCTCATCAAACAAGGGATGCGAACTGCTACGGACCACCTTTATATCGGCAACGGAGCCATCGGCCTTTACCACAAACTGAAGGTAAATACGTCCGATAATACAAGTCTCGGGATCGACATTTTCAAGCCTGGAAACCACCCATTTAGCGAAATCGGGCACACCCCCTCCCTGGAACTGGGGCTCTTCATCAAGATTGTCAACCCGGAACTTATAAACACGAGATGTAGAGTCCGGGGCTTCCCTCACTTCTTTCGGGCATGCTTCAGATGCATTCGGAACCTGCCCCAATAAAGGAACAGAACTGAAAGCCAAAGCTAATAATATGGCGATCCTTTTCATCCCCAGACAAGCTTGCAAATATCCTGCCCCGGGACCAGCTTAGCCCAGCAGGACGTCCAGGATCATCATCAAGGCGAAACCGAGCGCGAAGCCGACGGTGCCGATGTTGGAGTGCCTGCCCTGGGAGTACTCTGGGATCAGCTCCTCCACGACCACGTACAGCATGGCGCCGGCGGCAAAGGCCAGCATATACGGCATGATGCCGAGGACGGCGGTGGAAAGCAGCAGCACGAGCGCGCCGCCGATGGGCTCGACGATGCCGCTCAGCGTCCCGATGCCGAACGAGCGCCGGCGGGAGTTGCCCTCCGCGCGCAGGGGCATCGAGATGATGGCCCCTTCGGGGACATTCTGGATGGCGATGCCCAGCGAGAGGGCCAGGGCGCCGGCCATGTTGAAATCGGCCGTCAGGGCGCCTGCGATGGCAACGCCGACCGCCATTCCCTCCGGGAAATTGTGGATGGTCACGGCCAGCGCGAGCTTGGTGGTACGCGACAGGCGGCTCTGCGGGCCTTCGGCCTCACCGGTGGCGTGGAGGTGCGGGGTGACGTAGTCGATGAGCAGCAGGAAGGCGAAACCGGCCAGCAGGCCGATGACCGGCGGCACGACCGCCGAGGCCCCCTCTCCCATCTCGATGGCGGGAATGATCAGCGACCACACGGACGCCGCCACCATCACGCCGGAGGCAAATCCCAGCAGGACCTTCTGCAGCAGCGCCGGCATCTCCCGCTTCATGAAGAATACGAAAGCAGACCCGAGCGCAGTGCCCAGGAAAGGAATCATCAATGCTATAAAAACTGGACTCATCTATTCTCTATTGATTTCATTGCAAAGATGCGAAGAAAAATCCACAACCCGGTTGCGTTTTAACGGGTATAATCCGTATCTTTGTTCAGAACGACCATGAAACGTGAGGACGAAATAGCGAAAGTGACCCTGGTCGGCAGTGTGGTCAACCTGCTGCTCGTGGGGCTCAAGGCCGTGGCCGGCGTGGCGGGGCATTCAGCCGCCATGGTCTCGGACGCGGTCCATTCCCTGTCGGATTTCGTCACCGACATCGTCGTCCTTATTTTCGTGCGCGTGAGCGCCCGCCCGCAGGACGACGACCACGACTACGGCCACGGCAAGTACGAGACCATCGCCACGCTCTTCATCGGCCTGGCGCTCGCTGCCGCCGCCGTGGGCATCGTAGTGGCCGCGGCGCGGAAGTTGGCCGCCTGGTTCCAGGGCGAA
This Bacteroidales bacterium WCE2004 DNA region includes the following protein-coding sequences:
- a CDS encoding zinc transporter, ZIP family, which encodes MIPFLGTALGSAFVFFMKREMPALLQKVLLGFASGVMVAASVWSLIIPAIEMGEGASAVVPPVIGLLAGFAFLLLIDYVTPHLHATGEAEGPQSRLSRTTKLALAVTIHNFPEGMAVGVAIAGALTADFNMAGALALSLGIAIQNVPEGAIISMPLRAEGNSRRRSFGIGTLSGIVEPIGGALVLLLSTAVLGIMPYMLAFAAGAMLYVVVEELIPEYSQGRHSNIGTVGFALGFALMMILDVLLG
- a CDS encoding histidyl-tRNA synthetase, translating into MAQKPSIPKGTRDFGPQETARRNYIFDTIRSVFRTYGYAQIETPAMENLSTLLGKYGEEGDKLLYRILNSGDAFADVDMSKPLTPQVCEKGLRYDLTVPFARFVVQHQNELSFPFKRFQIQPVWRADRPQKGRYREFYQCDVDAIGSRSQLCELELVQIVDKVFEKLGVRVLVKINNRKVLTGLAEICGFPDKVVDITVAIDKLDKIGLDAVKDEMREKGLTDAAIAVLEPVLTLSGTNAEKLARMRSIMGASETGLKGLDELEELFGFIAAAGIATPVEIDLSLARGLNYYTGAIFEVKALDWQIGSICGGGRYDNLTGIFGLPDMSGVGVSFGADRIYDVLAGLDKFPQGLSSATRLLLANMGADEVRYLLPLAAALRAQGVSVELYPDAAKLKKQFDYAERKSIPFLSITGASEMEQGVVNLKNLASGEQKSFAKDDIAGILAFLG
- a CDS encoding dihydropteroate synthase encodes the protein MVKIMAIVNLTPDSFFAPSRVQAAQAQERIRFLCAAGAEIIDLGAVSTRPGAADVELEEEWRRLEPVVRAWDAPALLSVDTTRAEIVRRVYDCAGPFLVNDISAGEDDALMLATVGRLGLPYVAMHKRGNPRSMDALCAYPAGVVPALVDYFGEFSRKAEDAGIAEWVLDPGLGFAKTAEQNWEILEKLDWLRGFDRPILIGAADKRFTGGDTERAHRLAILHGADILRVHDVAAARETILQTKA
- a CDS encoding protease-4; its protein translation is MKDFIKMVLAVLCGLFIAGFIAFILFFGMIGSLAAGSKPVLPRSGVLTLNLGKFALGEQTQEADPFGSLSPASLLTGASSSVPATIGIWDAVQAINAAAEDPAVKYIFLRADGNLSGVTQLEELRTALKHFRATSGKPVVAYLESFSTGEYYIASVADKIYMTSHLGAEPMMYGVGSQMFFFGDLLKKFGVNVQLIRHGKYKSAGEMYTRGNASPENREQYQRMIDSIWETIGDEIAASRDIERARLDALINGLELRLPQDCVDNGLVDALVDRQALEDKLTSLAVADEYKDIKWIDFADYVEARNLPTKIRQKIAVVYADGEIVNGSAKSDVAGNRFAAILAKVRADSTVKAVVLRVNSPGGSVQASEVIKDELDRLQAVKPVVASYGSTAASGGYWISNNCEKIFSNATTLTGSIGVFGLVPDLSKTAREFAHVGVESVTSHKHGDIMGMMRPLDAAEYGYMLTGIEAVYDRFTTIVSEGRGIPKATVDAIGQGRVWTGADALGINLVDEIGTLEDAIHYAAAAAGDPDLDSWNIKGYPAPMGASERFLDMLSGGKGNENAMVATLRKLSSPQVYARMDNDIRIK
- a CDS encoding dTMP kinase; the protein is MLIVIEGLDGAGKSTQVRMFREYLAGVCPTLEYIHFPRYDAPVYGGLIGKFLRGGFGSIESVHPQLVALLFAEDRHAAAPDIRRILCAGGTVLLDRYVYSNIAYQCAKLASDSEAEELREWINNTEYGQFDLPRPDLNIFLDVPIGFVEQSLSAQRGGGDREYLHGRQDIHEADIAFQRRVREMYRRQAELDPHFIIVDCGDAEGRMLPPDAIFNKIKTVYENYPKD
- a CDS encoding TonB family C-terminal domain-containing protein (manually curated), which gives rise to MKRIAILLALAFSSVPLLGQVPNASEACPKEVREAPDSTSRVYKFRVDNLDEEPQFQGGGVPDFAKWVVSRLENVDPETCIIGRIYLQFVVKADGSVADIKVVRSSSHPLFDEEAIRVVSGSPKWKPGKHRGEAVDVLIVLPIVFSLQ